From the genome of bacterium:
GCGTAATGCAGGGTACTGCTATCGGTGATACCAGCGATGCGAACTTCACGATTACTTCACCTTCCTTCTCCAATATTTATCCCGGTACCGGAACGACCGACTCGGTGTGGACATGGAATCCCACCAGTATCTCATGGGCTTCGCAGTTTGTTACCGGTAACGTTCGGATCGAATTGAATCGGAACTATCCGACCGGAACGTGGGTAACCCTGTTTGCGAATACAACCAACGATTTAGTCGAGAGCTGGACAGCGACAATGCCCGGCACAACCGGCGCCACTGCCCGCCTCCGGATTACCTCGATTACCGATCCGACAATCACGGCGATGAGCACTAATAGTTTTGTGATTACTCCATCGACCGTTGCTATTACCGCACCGAACACTGCCGTGACATGGTATGTCGGCGATACCGAAACCATCTCCTGGATCAATAGCTTCAATATGCCATTGAATGGCACCATGCGTATTCAACTAAATCGTGAATATCCTGCTGGTTCATGGACAACAATCGTCGATAACACCCCCAACGATAGTATTCAAACGTGGGTAGTCTCCGGTTCGCCGAGTACCACTGCCCGTCTTCGCATCATGTCTACCGTCGACACCTTAATCATCGACGAGAGCAATGTGAACTTTACGATTGCGCAACGTTCCATCACTGTTAATGTGCCGAATGGTGGGGAATCGTGGTTGGTCGGTTCCAATCAAAACATCACTTGGGCATCAACTGGTCTCACCGGAAATGTGAACATCGAATTGAACCGCAACTATCCTGGTGCGACTTGGGAGTCGATTGCCGCCGGCACGACGAATGACGGCACCCACGCCTGGACAGTAACGGGACCTTTCACGAACGTAGCCCGCGTTCGCATCACTTCCGTTGCCTTTCCGACGGTAGCTGACACCAGTAACGCAAACTTTACTGTGCGTGTTCCCACTATCGCCATACATACTCCAAATGGCGGCGAAAGCTGGGTCATTGGAAGTTCGCATGCAATCAATTGGGCAAGCGCCGACATCGTCGGGAACGTTCGGATTCAATTGAAACGTGATTATCCAACCGGAACTTGGGAAAACTTGTTTGCCAGCACCGCGAACGATACAACGGAAAACTGGACGGTAACAGGCCCAGCGTCAACCACCGCCCGCGTTCGGATACTATCCGTTACCGATACGACGATTGGCGATACCAGCAGTGCGAGCTTCTCAATTGTTTCGCCGACCATTACGGTAACAGCGCCGAATACCAATGTTTCGTGGATGATTGGTTCGACCCAGAATATCGCTTGGACGAGCTCTAATGTGACAGGTAATGTCACAATCGAATTGAATCGCAACTATCCGACTGGAACGTGGACGACATTAGCAACGCCTTCGTATATCGCGTCACCTTATGTTTGGACAGTTTCCGGTCCGGCTGCCACGAATGCTCGAATTCGCATCACTTCGGTTGCATTCCCAACCGTAACCGATGTAAGCGACACCAACTTTAGTATCGTTCCGCAAACGGTAACAGTTGTGACACCGAACGGCGGTGAAAACTGGGCAGTGAGCGATACCGTACGAATCCGATGGACTCGTTCAAATCCGTTCAATGGTCCTGTTCGTGTTGAGCTCAACCGGAACTATCCGACCGGAACATGGGATCCCATCGCAGCATCGGTTGCAAGCGATTCCACAACCTGGATTGTTATTGAACCGTTAACGGCTAATGCGAGAGTTCGAGTTGTCCAAATCGCCGACGCGACAGTCGCCGACTCAAGCAATGCGAATTTCAGCATCGTTCCGAAGATTCGCTTAACCCGTCCCAACGGTGGCGAAACGTTAACAACCGGTATCAACGATACAATTCGCTTCAACCGGATTGGCGGTACTGGATTGGTCGTCGAAGCACATGTAAACCGCAATTATCCGAGCGGCACGTGGGAATTAGTTAGTGAAGGTAATGCCGATATATTGGTTTGGGCGGTTACCGGAACAACGAACACAACCACCGCAAGAATGCGCGTCCGCTATATGCAGTTTAACACAATCGCCGACACCAGCAATGCAAACTTCAGCATCATTGTGAATGGCCTCAATGAATTCGGTCTCGAGATTCCGAAGGTATTTGCTCTTGGCAATGCCTATCCGAATCCCTTCAATGCCACCACGTCGTTTAAAGTTGCAGTGCCGAAGAATGCCGATGTTCGTATTGCACTATACAACTTGATGGGTCAGAAAGTGGTCGATCTTCATAATGGTAATTTGAAAGCAGGTTGGCACCGGGTTTCGTTCCGTGGCGATCATCTTTCGAGTGGTTCCTACATCGTGAAGATGGATGCACCGGGCTTCACCAACAGCCAGATGATCCAATTAGTGAAGTGATGGTGGTTACGGGTTTCCCAACCCGTTCTTCTGTAAGGGTTCGATAAATCGAACCCCTACCCAACAACTGATGATCTTAGGGGCGTAGCAATACGCCCCTATTTCTTTTTACGGGCTTGGAAGCCCGTATCCACCATGAATAGAATCTTAATAACCCACCACTTACGAAATATTTTTCACTGGACAAGAAAAACGCTCGCAATCAACTTAATTGTTATGTATTATTGACATACTACACGAATTGGAAAGGGAAGAATCATGAAGTACCGCTCAGTATTTTCTGTCATCTTCTTCTTGTTTTTTCTTTCCTCATTACTACTCGCACAACCGATTTCCATCAATATTTATACATTTGATGCGACGACTTTTGAACCCACTTACATCCGCAATCACCTCGGACAACCACTTGCTGAGAGGAGTCTTTTTCAGGTTATTGTCGATTCTTTACAAGATGGGATTGATCCCCCGTTAGCGAATGGAAGGCCGGGTGGAGATGATCGGTTGTACAACACGTATTGGATTGGAGCAGGATCGGAAATGATTGGTACATTTGCGCTATCGCTTCAAGCGACTCCAATTCCGTGGCGGGTCGATGGTTATCTCTATGAGGGTCAACATTTTTACCTTCGGGCATTTGAAACATTTAACACGCCAATTCCTTCTGGTACCTATTACAACGAGATACTGAACCAAGGACTGTTGTTCGTCGTTCCGCATGGCGATACTGACTTTTGGAATATCTCCTCCGATACAATGCGGGTTACAACGGGCTTGCAATGGATCAATCCAACTTATCTCTCCCGGTTGGTGATCGGAACAAATTTTCTCTTCCGGTGGTCGAATGCAACCTTTCCCGGTAATGTCCAGATTTCGTTGAATCGTAACTATCCATTGGGAAATTGGGAAACCTTGTTCGATAGCACGGCAAATGATTTCAGTGAGAATTGGTTGGTCACTGCTCCGGTAACCGGATTGACATCACGGGTGCGGATTCGTTCGGTACTTGATACCGCAATTCAAGTGATCAGTGATCGAATCAATGTCACCCATTTTGGTCTCCAAGAACCCTTTGCGAATAACGCTCTGCGAATTGGCGATACAACACAACTGCAATGGCAAACGTCACCCATTGCGACCGGAAACGTTCGTTTCCTGCTCAACCGCTATTATCCGACGGGAACTTGGGACACCCTTATCGCTAGTACACCGAATGACATGAATGAAGCGTGGGTCGTCACTGGACCTTACACAAATGGCGCTACCGCACGATTGCGTATCGAATCGACAACCGACCCTAACATCTTTGATGAGTCGCGCCTGAGTTTTTCCCTTTTGCCAACATTAGAATTACTGCAACCGAATGGCGGCGAATTGCTCGAGGGAAACTCTTTATATCCCATTCGATGGCGGAGTGAAGGTACAACTCTAACCGATTCTGTATTGGTGGAAGTGAATTCTTCCTTATT
Proteins encoded in this window:
- a CDS encoding T9SS type A sorting domain-containing protein: MIRRTWFLMLMAVFAFTMLANAQPIPVDITNFDMNTGEVASRMRTQNGTTAMPLESIVHVILDSLNNGISTPSANGLPTGDDRLCGFFRVGAGTEGELGAFYATVAAFSQAEAGRNMLIAGRQFYLRGFNTTDSTIPPGTWYATSTRAGGVLPTVPTGADFVDGWLWPQVDSTNNVWARTSGIVVTAPLTGVQVNVGNVLNVQWNAIGVTGNVAVEINRNYPNGTWTTLTTAAASAGSYAWTATAPTSANAMIRVSSVVDPGTFGLSGTFQIIDVGLLLTQPNGGETAVVGTPYAINWVSTGLTGNVNVELKRNYPAGTWEVLGTALATAGTYNWNVTGAVSTTARVRVMQGTAIGDTSDANFTITSPSFSNIYPGTGTTDSVWTWNPTSISWASQFVTGNVRIELNRNYPTGTWVTLFANTTNDLVESWTATMPGTTGATARLRITSITDPTITAMSTNSFVITPSTVAITAPNTAVTWYVGDTETISWINSFNMPLNGTMRIQLNREYPAGSWTTIVDNTPNDSIQTWVVSGSPSTTARLRIMSTVDTLIIDESNVNFTIAQRSITVNVPNGGESWLVGSNQNITWASTGLTGNVNIELNRNYPGATWESIAAGTTNDGTHAWTVTGPFTNVARVRITSVAFPTVADTSNANFTVRVPTIAIHTPNGGESWVIGSSHAINWASADIVGNVRIQLKRDYPTGTWENLFASTANDTTENWTVTGPASTTARVRILSVTDTTIGDTSSASFSIVSPTITVTAPNTNVSWMIGSTQNIAWTSSNVTGNVTIELNRNYPTGTWTTLATPSYIASPYVWTVSGPAATNARIRITSVAFPTVTDVSDTNFSIVPQTVTVVTPNGGENWAVSDTVRIRWTRSNPFNGPVRVELNRNYPTGTWDPIAASVASDSTTWIVIEPLTANARVRVVQIADATVADSSNANFSIVPKIRLTRPNGGETLTTGINDTIRFNRIGGTGLVVEAHVNRNYPSGTWELVSEGNADILVWAVTGTTNTTTARMRVRYMQFNTIADTSNANFSIIVNGLNEFGLEIPKVFALGNAYPNPFNATTSFKVAVPKNADVRIALYNLMGQKVVDLHNGNLKAGWHRVSFRGDHLSSGSYIVKMDAPGFTNSQMIQLVK
- a CDS encoding T9SS type A sorting domain-containing protein — its product is MKYRSVFSVIFFLFFLSSLLLAQPISINIYTFDATTFEPTYIRNHLGQPLAERSLFQVIVDSLQDGIDPPLANGRPGGDDRLYNTYWIGAGSEMIGTFALSLQATPIPWRVDGYLYEGQHFYLRAFETFNTPIPSGTYYNEILNQGLLFVVPHGDTDFWNISSDTMRVTTGLQWINPTYLSRLVIGTNFLFRWSNATFPGNVQISLNRNYPLGNWETLFDSTANDFSENWLVTAPVTGLTSRVRIRSVLDTAIQVISDRINVTHFGLQEPFANNALRIGDTTQLQWQTSPIATGNVRFLLNRYYPTGTWDTLIASTPNDMNEAWVVTGPYTNGATARLRIESTTDPNIFDESRLSFSLLPTLELLQPNGGELLEGNSLYPIRWRSEGTTLTDSVLVEVNSSLFGSWQPIEIARDSLVWLVPSITANDVRIRISYLPEAIRAIQDSSDAAFQIVVGNIDATELPLPGEYRFEQAYPNPFNATTSFKVAVPRSSDVTLALYNMLGQKVIDLHNGNLKAGWHRVSFRADHLSSGSYIVKMDAPGFSNSQLIQLVK